In Daphnia pulicaria isolate SC F1-1A chromosome 9, SC_F0-13Bv2, whole genome shotgun sequence, the genomic stretch TGATTGGGAGAGCTAAAAGATGCCGATAGGCTATAAAATGTATGAAACTCGCATGTATATTAGTTATACATAATACCTTTAGGGGAATCCAGTTCTGTACCGATGCCTTCGTCGGGCGATGATCCCGACCGCAGTTCAGTTAGTCCGTCGTCGATATCATGGTCTTTTGAGCACGAGgaataacaaaagaagaaagattttAGCATTTTAGAAATATGATTCAATGATGTGTCTAGTGTTGCGTGCGGTTTGCAGAAGAAATGCAAGAGGAATATGGCTCCAGGTGATTAGCTTATTCATAATCATGTTACAACGAACTTGTGTTATTCCTAAGCGCTTGCCAGAGTGTAACAGATGCTGTTTTGATGTACAAccgaggaaaaaaagggaagaaaagaagaacgaGTATATATATCTGACCGCTGAGTGTCTTGTCGCAGCCGACAgcaataaagaaatattttcttcttagaagaagaagaagcagttcAGTTCAACGAACCGAAAAGTATATTACTGGCCAACGACccgcctcttttttcttcttcttcttcttcttttcgctcTCAACCGCTTACTGCACCACTAACCGGGCAGAAACTTCTTCCAGTTTCCATctggatttattttttttcccgcctTACGTCAGCCAAAACATCAACTCGTTGGTTTAAAAATCGTAAATGTTGATccaatttgttgttttaaggttttttttttctttcttttttcctgattccatttttaaaaactaaactagactagttttttttttaatttaaaattatgtcCTACCGGGTGATTGATCGCCGTCCAGCGAATCGGCGTCGTAATGGTGAAGGTGCTTGCGGCTGGCGTTGAGCAGCAGACGTGCAGAGAGCGGAATCAAGCCTTTGGGGTAGTCGTAATCACTGTCCAGAGGCGgcagattgttgttgttgttgacgtgaTTGAGGTTGTTGCCTCCAGCGGCGTTGGCGGCGCTGCTGCCGCCGTTGATTCGCGGCTGATCGTAGATATTGGTGGCGGAACGCGGAATGTCATACGTGCGGATGTTGAGGTATGTGTGATCCTCATCTTCCTCGTCGGCTTCATGCTGATTGCGCCCGTCGTGATCGTCGAACGTCAAATTCTGATAATGCGACTGGACCACCAGGGAAGCCTTCTTGCTCTTGCTCTTGCGAACGGGCTTGTCGTAACTGTAAAAAGAGataacatttaaaatcaaatcaaattcttttctttgtttgtgtttgttgtttttttttttcacatgcCAATGACATTTGgaagtttcaaatttcttgaccgaaaagaaaacaataaaccACCACAAAAGTATATCGTCATATGATATTTAATTGGATCGTTCCGGCCAAATGAATTGATGATAGCTGGAATAGGTATCAAGGCTCATCGAGAACCACAATCGACGGAATAAAGCATCAGACCTTGAAATGTGGTTTCACTTTCACTCTGGGAGAAGTAAAAATGAACTCAACTAGAGGATAACACAATAGCGTGGCATTTGAGATTGCAGCAGGTAAAAACCCaacaagtttttgttttgattatttcccTGATTTTCAAACTAATGTCTCATCAAACAGCTGTTGCAATAATTACTCTAGAAAAATTAGTTTGGAATAGAAAGTAGCAATGCAAATTTAGTTTTGAAACAACTTAACaaacgaaatcaaataaattggtGAACGTAGTTGTGAGATATCTAAAGAAAATGTTGCATACATATTAGGCATCTCAAAGTTTTACTCTTCTACGTTAGCCTGCCTTTGACAAGAGAGAAAGCTATGTCTGTCAGTTCTTTTGAAGTAAAAAGAGAAGCTATTTTCAAAATGCAAACTCTGGTTTATGTCATTGATACCAACTTATCTGAAATAGTAAAGTAACAGTTGTAAAGAGCACAAAGTAGTTTCTTCTAAATTGTGTCTATAATAACGATTACTTACTTCGAAGCTCTTAATTTTACTCAATCAGCAGGCAACACACCCATTAACTgtctcgaaaaagaaaatggaaaaacgaTTCACGTGTCGATCGCTAAATTGTAGTCTGCAATCTGTGACTGCGATTTTACATTTTGCCAGATTGCGAAAATGAGTCTGACtcaaaaacatttaatttaatcatcGAGTTTTTTTAACGAATTCGTCATAAAAACTAGATAAAACTAAATAAAccgaataataaaataaaactagaTATGGTCAGAACGAAATGTGTAACGCTAATAGAAAGTTAATTTACGCACATGTCATCCATGTTTTGGTAAACTGCCCGGCTGTCGGACGACAGGACCACATTCTGGTAGGTGTTATCGCCAACGGGTTCTCCGCGGGGCTTGACGACGTCATAGAGATGATCTTCTTCATTGACAACTTGAAGCGATTCGGTGATATTCCGCGGTTGGTCGTAGAGGTAAGCCTCCGGCTGCTGCTTATCAGCGGAGGCGCTGGATGAGGATGATCGACGACTTTTGCTTCCGGCGGGCCTCTTTTTCCTGCTCTTGGGCGGACCGCTGGATTCCGTGCTGACCACCATTTTCGTGATTCGCTTCTGCTCCTCTCGTCGTCTAAAAGTCTAATGCCAATAATCTGGACGgaatgaaaaaccaaaaaaccaaaaataacgCACTCCGTCCCTCGTGGATTACAATTTCGGTTTTCGGGAGAAAAAATTCACGAAAaacttttacacacacacagacataaACCAACGGTAAACCCGAGAGCGAGTGGAATGATCTGTCTGCTGCGGGATAATTTTCCGGATGAGCGCCCGCGGAAATAACcacggtctctctctctccttctctacAGGAGCTATAAGGGCACCTcgtacatttctttttatttctgtttcattttcttcttacgTACGTACATCCCCCCGTCCGCCTccgaaacgaaaaagaaacactGCGGTTCGAGTTCCGTTAGATTTTTGCGCTGCTGCGCTTCTGCCATTCCACGcgcatctttttattttattttattttctttcatctcTCACAGGAGTTCAGCCGAACGAAATGAAacgacataaaaaaaaaaagaaatggatgaaaatCTAAAAGGAAGGAGGAAAACGGTCGTAAAGATTGGCCCCCCGAACGCATTAAACCTCGGCTTTTGTGTGGTAAATGTGCGAAAAATCTGCAGTTGGCTTCCAGCAGCTCACGCGTACGCACTATtacccgctgctgctgctgctgctgctgctgtgtgtgtggccGGCAGCAGTGTAGAAGCTCTATACTGTAGTTCCCACAGCCGCCTCCCAGCTTTTCATTATTGGCAGGAAACGTTGTAAAATGCAAATTGTTTCCGCCCTTCCATCGGGATTTATTGCACCTTTGCAACAAACAAAATCGCACCGTaaatcttgtttgtttgtttttttaaatgaagaaaataacgtTTGCTAAATCACGCGGGATATTTGAATTACGTTAATGAATTCATTCAGTGACTTTGTAAAAGGGGGAAATTAGGACAGCTGCGGCGTGGCTGGAATGAATACGATATCaattttcgtttaaaaatgtcaatgtcatttcggaaaaaagaaaagaaagttatTACGTCATTCCACATATAACTgttaatttcaattcatttgaatGCTACATCAATTCATATTTCGACGACCAAAATTCGGTGGAACTGATTCCAACCGGAAACAGCTTTCAGACGGAACGGCATCAGTCAGCTAGTCAAGAGTCATAATTATATCTGCGACTTGCACCGGGGGTTAGACATTATTCTTCTACCTgtcttgttccttttttctcaccCTATACAGCTGGATTGTCTCAAATGTATGGACACCGAtgtctccatttctttttctgccatTCCCCGTTTTCCCCAGCAACCGCACCTGGAAACATCACATTTGCCTGCTATACCCCCCGACTGAAATAATGAAAGACTTCCGGTTGTTTCCACCCTCTAACCACTCTCTTTGTCTCTCTGACAGTTGCCTCTCTTACCCGTTTCCTCGACATCCCCTACACAGCACATTCGaatcaacttttaaaattaatacaattaaaaatgatttacctGTTTTCGGATTAATTTCGTCCAATTCTTCCTTTCTCCTTATCAAAGGCAATTGTCGATAAGAAATTCACTTGGGATATTTTTCAGCTGAGAAAACACAATTGGCACATACGATCCTCGTCGATTGAGTTTTTTGATTCGTTATAATCAaaggatattttttaaaaaggatatGCGCTCGCTTAAAGTTCCAGGTGCGTCGTGTCGGGCTCGAAGCCGGAGGTGAACTGAGCGTGGAACCGCTTTGAACACAACACGGTGAAGCGCAGCAGCTGAGCTTGGAATtttgttgtccttttttttttcatcgtgtGTTGTTTCTCGCTGGAGTGGGTGGGCCCCAACTGTGGCAGGTGCAAGTCACgtgactgtttttttttttcgggagaaCCAACAGCCGAGAGCAGCCCAGGTATAGGTAAAATCCTACATGATGATGATAGCAGCAGCTATACtatctggaaaaaaataaaataaaataaaaaaaaagaacgtcaGCTGTTGGCTGCTGGCTCTCTGCCCGCGTCTTAAATATTCTTTTCTCTCGGCAGCCATTGTTCTCGTCGTTTGTCTTGTATGTACATCTtttgagggggaaaaaaactgaCGTCCAACCAACCTGCATGTAGTAGTACTCATCTTCTGAGTGGATTTGACTGGTTTAAGGATAGACGAACACGCACGGACAATCACATCAAaatcggggaaaaaaaagaagccccTTTTTATTTCGCTCAGGTTGACTGGCCTCCTACCCACTTCAGATACACACAGTCACACACAGTCACACACAGTCACACAACACAACGCTTGTGTAATAAAtatattgttgttgctgttgttgtcatTATTGTTGCCGGGGATGTTTCATTGTTCGTGTCGCTTCCAAATCACATCACTCGGGGGGCTGAAATGTTGAGAATCCCGGCTGGATTTTAGTTGTTGTTCCGCTATAATTGACTGTGATGGTGGCCGTGGTGATTATTGTATTATAAGGTTCAGATCATGAgacttttttgtctctttCCTGCTTTTGTGTTTCTTAATGAAATCTTTGTATAATATCATTTCCCCTAGCGCACAGCAATCAACGGTACACCGACTCGGAATATTTAAAGTCAAAAGGCCCCCATCAACCAACCATTACCCTTTTTGTCATaaagatgaaatttttttaaatagcaaaataataatcatctaAAGTGCAATTCGTTTTTTAACCCCGGATGTGTGTACTCCTCCGGAGGGGAAGTTGCTTATCGCACTCGTAAATTTCTTCCAAAAATTTaatgagaacaaaaaaacaaggttGCCATTACAGACGTGCAAGATAGTCATCATTAAATGACGAGTTACGAGATGAGGGGCGTCTACGAACGCGTAGCACGAAAACAGATTCTCTCTAAAACAATCTTTTAGTTTTTGGCcgccaaaaaatctgaaacacTTTTTCTGCAGGgaggaaagaaataataataataataattctggCCGGCGGTGGTGGTTGGGTTTTTTAGTGAGCGTCTGGAAAAGATTTCGTCCGACGTCAGCCAAACCAATTTCCGCaaacacttttttaaaaaaaagttagttCTTCTCTTACCCATTCTCTAATAAGCAAAGAACGGTGGAGAGAGAGTGTTGCGTACGATGGCCACAATATATTAAGGAAAAGACAGAGTGTGTGCCAGACATTTCCCAAGGGACTATAATCAAAGATGACGCAATGacgcttaaaaaaaaaactgaacggCGAAGAAAACTGTATAATAACCGAGCATGGGTGggggaaaaagacaaaaaaattacggaCACAAAACAATCAAACTGAGCAAATGGTCGTtacattgtttttctttcaacggAACTATTCGGAACTATTATATTACGCGACGCCgtgaaaccattttttttattataattcgTCGCTAAgatgtttcttcttctggggttcggtgtgtgtgtgtgtgtgtgtgtgtgtgctggaagGATTCTCCCAGGTTTGACCGGTTCTGCATCTAGACGTGTGAGAGAAAATCTGTCGAGTGATGAAAAACCCCGAGCCGTGAATTCCCCCCCAACCATTTTCCCGTCGTTGTCTGATGATGTTTCCCGTCTCATATGATTTAATTTGATGTCTATTTGATGGCCCCCGACCGCGTAAAACGGTTACTGGCTGTTGTATATCTTCCAGAACGAAGAGAATTGACATTTTTCGAATCAATGTCATCTCTCACAAAAGAGCCGGAACCGAGGTGTGTGCGTGACCGTGACTGTCCAGCGAtttcgatttttcctttttaggggaaaaaaaaacaaacaaacaaacaagcaaaGGGGAAATGTAAATAGAGACAAAGATCAGTTCAAAACATTCTATTGCTCCCTAAAGGTTACGTCTGATGGGCTAGCGATAATATATCAGTCCGTCCGTGACGTCAAATGGGTTTTGCTGTTCGCTCTGCtgcattttctgtttgtttttgttatcttACGGACGGACGGAGGGGGGAATTTCATTCAACTGGAAACTGTAAACAGcccataataataatgcaaatACAATTGAACGGGCTTTATAGTACCCTTGGATGGGAAGAGGACATGAGGTGCATTACGAACCAATATGCAACCAGCGCTGAAGTTAAATTATACAGTCCGTGAGATATTTTTATTCCCTTCGAAAAATCAGCCTCCTGGATGTGACGACGAATACATAAAAGGGATAGTGTTTGTCTAGCGCTGTGTGAATTTATTGCCGATTGAAATTACTCGTCCCCCCTCACCTTCGAATAAAATTCGGAATCACCTGGCGAACGAAAATTCTTGGGACTGTAATAAATTAACGACGCTATTACGTAATTTGTCTTCCCCATATTTATCTCGACGGTCGTTCCCACTGGCAAgcaaaagtaaattttaattttttaactaaCTGTTTGTATTATCACAGTTTTTGACAATTTCGTTTCATGGGCTTAGCTACTTGAGTTGTCGGGGTATTTCAGGATTGCATACTACGATTGATAGCAACAAGTTTTATCAAAAACTGTTTGAATGCGCAAGATAAGATATTGTTTGTCTAGTCGAACAAGGAAAAAACGAGTTGGTTAGTTGTTGACAATCTTCGTTTCTTAGCGGACAGTAAATTCGTCTGCACAGAATGGAAGGACAAAATAAGAATTCGTCTTGTTTGGAAAACTTCAAATTTAGCCAGTGTGATGTAATGAGACATGGGAGCAGCAGGGGAATGTTTAAAGATAAAGCTGTCGGTACAAGTGAACTTTTACTAGACAGTTGTGACGcggatgtttttcaaaatgaagagCATTGGAAACATTTGATCAATTTGCGCGACGACAATTTAGTTCAATACCACCAGTGTAGCATCAAAGGAGAAGCCAGGTGATGGTTTTATCACTTATTCAATATGATACCTGTGTTTTATACTACATTAGCTAAaggacaattttttaaatcggaTTTTTTATGATACAAGACTCCTTGTCATGGACTTGTGTGAGGGATCGATGCTGGACTATTGCCGGAAAAATTTAGACGATAATGTGACACTATTTGTTAAAGGCATTGACATTATCTGGCAAATAACATGTGGCATGGATTACCTCAATCGTCATAAAATCCACCATGGAAACCTAATGCTGGAAAATGTGCTGTTctggaaaagaaattcaagttCGAAAAGAATTGTCGTAAAACTAGCGGGCTACGGATACAAGCTATTTCAAAATCAGGTATATCTCAGAATTAAAGACATATAGCTTAATGTAATAAACACTTATTCATTTACAAGAATAATATCAAGGACGATCTCTACCAGCTGGGTTGTTTGTACTATTCTGCTGCTACCAAGGACGAAGCCAAACCAAATGAATTGATCTCTCTGGAGAGTTTGaccgaaattgaaatgaaccaCAGATCTCTCGCCTTAGATTTGATACACCTTCTTATTAAAGGCGAAGATGGATTGAAACTGGAAATCGCCACTCTCCTGCGACACCCATTGTTTATCCGTTCCAGCGAGGATGGTAAAGCGAGATTGATCAAGGAGTTGACGGATGGGGAAATGTGTCACGACTGGAACAGCAAGAAAAAGCTTCAAAAATGGAGGGCGTCTAAGATAAAGGGGAAAAAGCTGCAACGTGGAGATTTTGACGATTTAGCAGACATTGTACTAATTATATATCAAATGATTAAGGCGATCatggaattcaaattttctgaaatttcaTACAGCTTCTTTCAGAAACAAAGGATATCAGCCAACTAGTCGCTGAAGCTTTGAGAACGACTCCTCAATTATTCGCGGAATACATTTGGTACATGACCACTGACTTTGCCGTACCAAATGAAACTAATCAAGTAAAAAGTTCTACTAGACATTATCCAACAATTTTGCGTACCTAAAATCGCTTGTGTTTTACATAGGTTCgatccattgagattttggaattattggGGAAAGGCAATTACGGAAAAGTCTTCAAATGTAATTACACCGAAGGAGATGGAAAACGATATCCGGCTGCATGCAAAAGGTGCAATACCAAAAGGGAACGCAACGATATTTTTAACCGAGAAATCCAAACAATTAGTCAACTGAATCATTTGTTCGTCATCAAGTATTTGGATGTGGTCGAAAATTCTTCCAAAAAGTATAAGATTCGATTATTATGTGTCGTAATCCAcagcgaatttgaaatgattgatGAAACAACAGGTATATCGTGATGGAGTTGTGTGATGGATCTCTAAAGGATTACGTCGACGGAATGCTGGAGGGAATCCCCAAAGACTCTTTAGACGAAAAAATCCTTGCGAGTCAAATAACTCTCGGCGTGGCCTACATCCATCACAAAGGGATCATTCACAAAGATTTGAAACTCGAAAATATTCTACTAAAACGCCAATCGCCCCGTCTAGTTTTAGCCAAAATTGCTGATTTTGGATTCGCCAAGGAACTGAAACCAGGCAAAGCCGAATTCAGTGAGACTTCGCACCCCGGAACAGAAAATTATATGGCGCCTGAACTTCTCACTGCTTCTAAAGGCTCCTACCCAGCCTCATTTGCTAGCGATGTTTATGCACTGGGAATAACAATTGCGCGGATAGTCAAGAAAGGGGATCACCCTTTCGGTTTGTACAAGCTTTTGAGGACGGCTTCTATGGTCAAAGGACTAGTTCCTCCAGAGCTTCAAGGATTCAGCTGGGATCTGATCGATTTGATCGTCAAGTTAACGGACAAAGATCCTGGAAAACGTCCTGAGATGACACTCGTATTGTGTCATCCTTATTTTGTCTTGACGAACGACAGGACTAAAAGGTACTTTGCCGATAAACTTTGTAACGTTTTTGCGTTACTTTCAAATGAGGATCGAGCAAAGCAgatgaaaaaaatctttaacgACCACAATTTCCGAGAATGGTACAATAATACGCTTTCTGGAAACGAGCCAGAAACGGCCGAGGAAATCGAAGAAAATGCGAAAAGCCTATCGCGGTTTAGAGATGTAagtattttaaacaaaaatgaattataACAAGAATTAACAACGTTAATTAAACATGTTACATTTAGTGTAAAAATGACATTCGAACCGATACTCTTTATCCAGCGAAAGAATACGCCGAAAAAATCAAGGAAGCTATCTCATCCGATTACGATGATGATATTGAAAGTCAAATCCACCAGGTATCTCATAAGATTGACTTCGAAAATGTGAACATCAAAATCTATAGTATTTTACATTTCGCATTTTTCAGATGAGTTCGAATGAAAACCTTTCCCGGTATCGTTTGTACAAGTTAGTTCATCAGGCGCCAAAGCTTCTTGTACCGTATTTCTGGTCCCACTTGCTAGAATTAGTTCATACCACAAACTTGTTGCGGACATCAGTCGTCAAGGAGCATAAAAACGTACAACAGAAACAGACAGCGGCTGTCCGAACAAGACGTCAATCGAGTAAAACAAAACCATTCACGAAAAATACGGTAGGCCAATCTACATGTTCACGCTTTCATTGATAATGCATGCTAATGATCTTACATATTCCAATCTGAAATCGTCAACCCTATTCGTATACGTATACCTATAGATGATTTCTGAAATGGAATGGAGTAGCTTGTACTT encodes the following:
- the LOC124312806 gene encoding uncharacterized protein LOC124312806 encodes the protein MEGQNKNSSCLENFKFSQCDVMRHGSSRGMFKDKAVGTSELLLDSCDADVFQNEEHWKHLINLRDDNLVQYHQCSIKGEARLLVMDLCEGSMLDYCRKNLDDNVTLFVKGIDIIWQITCGMDYLNRHKIHHGNLMLENVLFWKRNSSSKRIVVKLAGYGYKLFQNQNNIKDDLYQLGCLYYSAATKDEAKPNELISLESLTEIEMNHRSLALDLIHLLIKGEDGLKLEIATLLRHPLFIRSSEDGKARLIKELTDGEMCHDWNSKKKLQKWRASKIKGKKLQRGDFDDLADILLSETKDISQLVAEALRTTPQLFAEYIWYMTTDFAVPNETNQVRSIEILELLGKGNYGKVFKCNYTEGDGKRYPAACKRCNTKRERNDIFNREIQTISQLNHLFVIKYLDVVENSSKKYIVMELCDGSLKDYVDGMLEGIPKDSLDEKILASQITLGVAYIHHKGIIHKDLKLENILLKRQSPRLVLAKIADFGFAKELKPGKAEFSETSHPGTENYMAPELLTASKGSYPASFASDVYALGITIARIVKKGDHPFGLYKLLRTASMVKGLVPPELQGFSWDLIDLIVKLTDKDPGKRPEMTLVLCHPYFVLTNDRTKRYFADKLCNVFALLSNEDRAKQMKKIFNDHNFREWYNNTLSGNEPETAEEIEENAKSLSRFRDCKNDIRTDTLYPAKEYAEKIKEAISSDYDDDIESQIHQMSSNENLSRYRLYKLVHQAPKLLVPYFWSHLLELVHTTNLLRTSVVKEHKNVQQKQTAAVRTRRQSSKTKPFTKNTMISEMEWSSLYFEENELIDELWNGRYSSKFQNFSEMPNEIIGIVAKCNVTAKVWVKLLNRFGRAHAGVLLYKIVQSNAYNGPEVTKLILQRYGTTEDKEVLAWAASNEGTTAAGITRVLLDHGSDPNAPASTGLTPIHYAARNESNLGPEIMKLLLKRGGNPNVRSTSDSSMPVHWAAANQGEYAVEILKHLLDFGGDYDAEDGNNLKPIQIATMNSSNSAPELLELLLNKTGPDVICEQTGMSLVHFATFNDGECVQNILEKLFKNGGKANVGDILNQTPLHYFAINTTSNQETTILEILVRNGGNPNAIDEMGKTPVHHAAANDAENALETLKFLLSNGGSVKVKDKNGFTPIHCALLNTGIHGSKMRELVDVKEVNINTPLDKSGNTLLHHILSRGKPQTDHVQLILEYGGNPNIQNKLGRSPVHLTVINPSSDNTTVLQLLLLKGGNPNLLDKELRCSPVHCVATSLSDTATEEMKILLNNRGDPNVTNKDKLTPLHLAAKNKGCHGPNLTKILLEHGGNPHVVDAFKQTPLELAIRNSNDKLRLEIISQLLKNGGNPNAVNSEGWTPVHYAVYDKRNNSLKVLKLLLQYGGNINKCGNKGITPFALATRFGSKEYCLPEVKAHLLKIFRQTRSPEMNAIEENIHHKFFQIIDLLKQVPVGLFVAIVIILLLYMFLFLYPIFFK